TGTTCTGTGGACAATATTTTCTGTTGGTTCTCTTTTGCTTGCATATTATGCTGAGCCCGGCAAATATATTTACCAGTTTAACTGGGATAAATTTTTAATACTCGCCCTCATTGCTGTGCCACTTATTCCCGTACAAACCTCTGTGGAAGAGCTTGTTTTCCGTGGTTATTTAATGCAGGGCTTTGGTTTATTGGCTAAAAACAAGTGGTTTCCGCTTATAATGACTTCGCTTATTTTCGGCGGTATGCATCTTGCTAATCCTGAAGTGGGGAAAATGGGCTATGTAGTTACATTTTATTATGTTGGCACAGGCCTGGCATTAGGAATTATGACGCTGATGGATGAAGGTACAGAACTGGCATTGGGATTTCACGCCGCAAATAACCTTACCGCAGCACTTATGGTTACTGCCGACTGGACTGCCTTCCGTACACCATCAGTATTTAAAGATGTTTCTGAACCTACCGCAAGCTGGGATATATTTGTTC
The nucleotide sequence above comes from Flavobacterium sp. J372. Encoded proteins:
- a CDS encoding CPBP family intramembrane glutamic endopeptidase, with product MFAIAAETMSSGRPMPTTQDAMMGFLDMNLTLFLILISFAFAMVGLIIVVKKLHKQPFKDIVTARPKTDWGRIMFAFVLWTIFSVGSLLLAYYAEPGKYIYQFNWDKFLILALIAVPLIPVQTSVEELVFRGYLMQGFGLLAKNKWFPLIMTSLIFGGMHLANPEVGKMGYVVTFYYVGTGLALGIMTLMDEGTELALGFHAANNLTAALMVTADWTAFRTPSVFKDVSEPTASWDIFVPLLVIYPIILFIFSRKYKWHSWNEKLTGKLESPANNTIPNNTEI